The sequence TTACCAGTTTAACTGCACGACCCAATGCCCTGGCGGTGCATCAGGATCAGGTCTCTTCCATTTCATTCAGAAAAACCAGCTTGGATACTCGGGCTTCTGCCCCAACTCTCCCATCCCTTTCTGCAATGCATCAGCATAGCCCATGGTAGGCATGCTGAAACCAGAACCGAAATCGATGTCAGTGCCCAAATCAGAAGGCTGGTTCCCAAGTTGCTGCTCAACTGGCATCATGTCCTCCCGGCCATagaactgctgctgctgctgcattaAGTTGCCGACCTCTTCAAAAACAGTGCCACCCGTGCCAGTCCCCTGTCCGAAGAAGTTATCCTCCATTTGAAGCTTCTGCTGAAGGGAATCCTGGCCATCCAACATGGTCATGCCTCCTGGGGTCATGCCCCCCTGGTTCATCCCTCCCTGGTTCTTGTTAGGATTGATGCTGTTCTCGTAGAAGCTCATCAGTTCACTGATCGTTTTCTGCCCATCAGCAGGAATACCCAGACCGGAGATGTTGATAGGATTGACACTTGATCCAAGACCAGTTGCATTTGGCTGGGCATTTAAGGGCATAAAGAAAACTGGGGGTTTGTTCTCGTTCATCCGCATGCCACCGGAGGTTGGTGAGATACCTTGAGGAAGACTGTTCTGATTTTTGCAGAGGTACTGGTGAGCGTTTCTCGAATTCCTGTCTGCAAACCCGAAGCGAACATCATTATGCACGCACTGCATGTTATCGCAGGTAAACACACGCTGGTTCAGCATCAGTTCAGGCTCAGCAGCAGTTCTCTTCTGGATGAATTCTACATCAGTCTCTTCTTTCAGTGGCGCGGATGCCACAAAGTTCTCATTCCCTGCAGCAGCAATCAGGTTGAAAGCATTCCCATCAACAGCAGCCTTCTGGTTCCCCACCTCCTCGCTCTTGCCATCATCCACACCTTCAACATCGTACTCGCCGGAGCTGCTGTTGAAGGAGATGGCCCCAGTGACGCCGCTCCCTGATGATTGAGGAGGGCGCGCATCCGGGTGGAGCTTCATGTAGAACTCCTCCTCCTGTTTGACTACCGCCAGCCACGTCGCACTCTCTTTGGCGGTCATCTTGTCTTGAAGGCACTTGGACTGTCTCACCAGCCTGCGGATCTTCTCAATATCGGGCGACATGTGCTTGATGACAGCGGTCAGAACACTAACTTTCCATGCTTTCTTGAGATCATGGGGTTTCTTGTACGGCGGCGGACCTTGATCTTTGGGGATTCCCAGCTCAGGCCACCACTCCTCTTTCCCGCTAGGCCACCACGGCGGGGCGACTCCTTTCTCC comes from Phoenix dactylifera cultivar Barhee BC4 unplaced genomic scaffold, palm_55x_up_171113_PBpolish2nd_filt_p 000731F, whole genome shotgun sequence and encodes:
- the LOC103707671 gene encoding protein ETHYLENE-INSENSITIVE 3-like 1a — its product is MMGGPLMDGMIFSGSQNNYVPLMPSANEKSISFGALLNPPIMGDAILGEGDLVDPPSENFAEAGEEESDDDIDIEELERRMWRDRMRLKRLKEQQQNKNKEQGAADSARQRQSQEQARRKKMSRAQDGILKYMLKMMEVCKAQGFVYGIIPEKGKPVSGASDNLRGWWKEKVRFDRNGPAAIAKYQAENSIPGANNESNPGTASPHSLQELQDTTLGSLLSALMQHCDPPQRRFPLEKGVAPPWWPSGKEEWWPELGIPKDQGPPPYKKPHDLKKAWKVSVLTAVIKHMSPDIEKIRRLVRQSKCLQDKMTAKESATWLAVVKQEEEFYMKLHPDARPPQSSGSGVTGAISFNSSSGEYDVEGVDDGKSEEVGNQKAAVDGNAFNLIAAAGNENFVASAPLKEETDVEFIQKRTAAEPELMLNQRVFTCDNMQCVHNDVRFGFADRNSRNAHQYLCKNQNSLPQGISPTSGGMRMNENKPPVFFMPLNAQPNATGLGSSVNPINISGLGIPADGQKTISELMSFYENSINPNKNQGGMNQGGMTPGGMTMLDGQDSLQQKLQMEDNFFGQGTGTGGTVFEEVGNLMQQQQQFYGREDMMPVEQQLGNQPSDLGTDIDFGSGFSMPTMGYADALQKGMGELGQKPEYPSWFF